The window ACTATCACTGTTTGAAAAGTTTGGAGTATTTTATTCGGGATAAAATATACACTTTTCCATCTTACCACAATGAGTCAATATTTGTTTAGCTGTGTGCATTTACAGCTGCTGTTTTCATCAACACACTTGCATCTCATGCTTTCTCACTCATGTGTATTCTTGTGTGTGCTGtcaaagtgcctttcagagaatttgttttttttttttccatcacaaGCTGAGCATGAAACTCTCCCCAGTTGGTCATTTTGTGTGTTGAACCAACCCTGTCCTATCTTTAATGAAAGTTAGGTGGCAGATTAAGCAGGCAAAAGTTGACACTGGGGAGAACCAAAGTGTGTCGCCTTGCGTGTTTTTCTAAatttcccttctgagtgaatctttgaccacaaaccgagcaggcaaaaggtttctcacctgtgtgtgttcttgtatgCCTTATTAAAGTTGTCTTCTGATTAAATGTTTTACCGCAAACCGAgcagggaaaaggtttctccccagtgtgtgatCTTGTGTGCCTTATCAAACCAGTTTTCCAAGTGaatattttaccacaaactgagcaggcaaagtGTGTCTGTccagtgtgtgttgttgtgtgtctcCCCAGTTGTTCCTTATGAGCGAATCTTTCGCCGCAAACCGAGCAcggaaaaggtttctccccagtgtgtgttcttgtgtgcctTATTAAACCTGCTTTCCAGgtgaatgttttaccacaaactgagcaggcataaggtttctcgccagtgtgtgttctcgtgtGTCTTTCTAACTTTGActtgttgaaaaatgttttgtcacactgagaacatttgcAGCGTTTGTTGTCAGTGGGAATTGTCAGTTCACCTTTGGAGTGTTCGTCATCAATGTCCGAGGAGTGTGACGTTATGTCGTCGCTATCTGACAGTGGGGCTAAGAGGCTGTCTGCTTGTGATCCCCCACAATGGTCtccatcatcaccatcatcatcatcatcatcactcttCAATGGCAACTTGGTGATATTGGCCTCCTCGAGCCCTTGAATCTTCTGTCCCTCTGGACTGATGCTgtgttcctcctcttcttctttaatGGGGGCTGGCTCTGGACCCTCCTGCTTCACCCAGGAGCTCCATTCCTGCTGCTCAGAAGGAAGATCTTCTTCATTGACATCTGCAGGACACAAGAATACAAGCACACATACAGTGAGTGCCGTAAAAGGTATTGGACCCCTCCTCAAATTATTAGatatttgcatagtttccccactttaatgttcaagatcatcaagcaaatataaatatcagacaaatataacccaagtgaacttacaatgctgtttttaaatggtgatgtcatttattaaggataaaaaaaaactacctggccctgtgtgaaaaagtaatggtccCCTAAACCtcataactggttgggccatcctcagcagaaCTGAAATccagcgttttctataactggcaatgactCTTTCACATcgctgtggagatatttttggcccactcttccttgcagaattatttaaattcagcaaaaatggaggggttTTGAGCACGGATGGCCTTTTTAAgatcatgccactgcatttcaatcggattcaagtctggactttgactaggtcaCGGCAtaactttcatttttatttgatttcattatttcttcaagccattcaaaagttgacttgctggtatgtttttgatcgttatcctgctgcagaaaccaagtgcgcttcaggttgaggtcacaaactgatggttgAACATTCtgcttcaggattttctgttaaagagcagaattcatggttcaatcaatcataagttgtccaggtcctgaagaagaaagcagcccaagaccttCACcctaccaccatgtttgactgttggtatgttgttgtttgtctataatgctgtgctacatttacgtcAGATGTAACGACACAcaaaccttccaaaaagctcaactttcatctcgtcagtccgtATATTCTCCCAAACGTTTTGGGAattattaattttgaaaatgtatttatttattaattaatttattttttgccaaagTAAGACTAgccttttatgttgtttttggtca is drawn from Phycodurus eques isolate BA_2022a chromosome 12, UOR_Pequ_1.1, whole genome shotgun sequence and contains these coding sequences:
- the LOC133410684 gene encoding zinc finger protein 577-like, giving the protein MCARGVKVEYEEELRRAKEENERQRQPLDAAFKKPRDVLHKADVNEEDLPSEQQEWSSWVKQEGPEPAPIKEEEEEHSISPEGQKIQGLEEANITKLPLKSDDDDDDGDDGDHCGGSQADSLLAPLSDSDDITSHSSDIDDEHSKGELTIPTDNKRCKCSQCDKTFFNKSKLERHTRTHTGEKPYACSVCGKTFTWKAGLIRHTRTHTGEKPFPCSVCGERFAHKEQLGRHTTTHTGQTHFACSVCGKIFTWKTGLIRHTRSHTGEKPFPCSVCGKTFNQKTTLIRHTRTHTGEKPFACSVCGQRFTQKGNLEKHARRHTLVLPSVNFCLLNLPPNFH